TTTTAAATAATTCGGGAGGCGTTTTTCATTAGTCTATTTGCGCCAAGTAAGTTTGCGCGTCAATTTTACAACAACCACATAGAGCACTGGAATCAAGAATACGCCCAGCATAGTTGCTGCCAGCATACCGCCTACAACCGCCGTACCCATGGCGTTTCTAGCGCCAGCGCCTGCACCGGTAGCAATCATCAAAGGAACGCAGCCTAGAATGAACGCCATCGACGTCATCAAAATCGGCCGCAAACGAAGCTTCGCCGCTTCAATGGCCGCCTCTACCGGATCAACGCCCTTGTCCACGCGCACCTTGGCAAATTCTACAATCAAAATAGCATTTTTGGCTGCCAAACCAATGAGCATAACTAAGCCGATTTGCATGTAAATACTATTTTCCAAGCTACGCGCCCATTGGAACAATCCAGAGCCAAAAATTGCTGTAGGCACGGAGAGCAGCACCGCAAACGGAATGCTCCAGCTCTCATACAACGCCGCCAAACATAAGAAAGCAAAGAGAATGGCTGCTCCGAAAATATAACCCGCTCTGCCACCAGACAATTTTTCGTCGCGGCTTTGGTCAGCCCATTCATAACTGTACGTATTGGGCAAGGTTCCCTTCGCCACTTCCTCCAGCGCCGTCATGGCTTGACCGCTGCTATAACCAGGTGCCGGGCTGGCACCGATTTGAATAGCACGGTTACCATTGAAGCGTTTAATCGCTGTCGGTCCGCTGATAGGCACCGGCTTGACCAAGGTAGCCAACGGCACCATAGCGTTCGTATTGCTGCGCACAAAGAAATATCGAATGTCATTCGCATCGGAACGATACTGTGGTTCCGCCTGCATTACTACCTTCCAGGTGCGGCCAAATCTGGTAAAGTCATTGACCTGCAAGCCTCCCAAGAAAGCTTGCAAGGTATTAAATACATCGTCAACTTTCACACCCAATTTTTCCGCTTTTTCTCGGTCTACTTCATAGCGGAAAGCTGGCGTATCGCTACGGAACGTAGAGTATACCCCCGTCAATTCCGGCCGCTTACGCGCTTCGCCAAGGAACTTTTTCGATACATCGGTCATTTCTTCTACATTACCGCCGCCGCGATCTTGCAGCATAAAGGTCATAGCGCCCGTAGAGCCGCCCCCAGGCAATGCTGGCGCGTTAAACGCCATAACCGTAGCTTCAGGAATGCGCGCGGTCCTCATGTAAACTTGACGAATAATACTGTCTACATACCGTTCTTTATCCGGGCGTTCGCCCCAGGTATCCAAAGCTACAACCAAAAGGCCAGCATTTGGTTTCAGAGCTCCTGCCAGAATATCGTAGCCGGTAATAACCAAGGTATCTCTTACGCCGGGGATGCCTTTTACAACATCCGCCACTTGATTGCCCACCTGCCGAGTACGGTTCATGGAGGCCGCTTCTGGCAGACTGATCGTCGCCAAGAAATAGCCTTGGTCTTCATTCGGTACAAAGGTTGTCGGCAACATCTTAAAGAAAGTCAGCGCCAAGACAACAATTACCAACAACCCAACCAAGGAAAGCTTGCTATACCGGATAACTTTGCGCACCGTTTTCCCATAGCGCCCGGTCATAGCGTCAAACTTTTCATTAAAGGCATCGAAGAACCGCCCTAAACGCCCTTCATGAGCGTTGGGATCATGCGGTTTAAGAACCAGCGAGCATAACGCCGGCGTCAGCGTCAAAGCCACTAACGCCGAAAGGCCCATTGACACCGCAATAGTCAAAGCAAACTGTTTGTACAGTACACCGGCGGTACCACCAAAGAAAGCAACCGGTATAAATACGGAAGCCAACACAAAGGCAATAGCTACAACCGGGCCAGATACTTCCTCCATAGCCCGATAGGCCGCATCTTTCGGTGACATACCATTATGGCGCATATGATGCTCTACCGCTTCTACCACAACAATGGCATCATCAACAACCAAGCCAATAGCCAGCACCATGGCGAACATCGTTAACGTGTTAATGTTAAAACCGAGAAGAATAAACGCTCCGAAAGTACCAATCAACGATACCGGCACCGCCAGCATCGGAATAAGCGTAGCCCGCCAGCTTTGCAAAAAGATAAATACAATCAGCAAGACCAGCAGTAGTGCTTCTACAAAAGTCTTAACTACTTCAACCATCGATTCATCAATAAAGCGGGTATTATCCGAAACGATATGATATTCCAAATCGGTTGGGAAGCGTTTGGAGTTGGTCTCCAACACCTTCTTAACCTCAGTAACCGTATCCAACGCATTTGCGTCTGGAGTTAATTGGATAGCCAGTGTTACCGAGTCACGCTGGTTTAAATCACTGGTAAACTGATAGTTTTTCGCCGCCAGTTCAACCCTAGCTACATCACTGACTCGCACAAAGGAGCCGTCCGGTTTCGCCCGGACAATGATCCGCGAAAATTCACTTTCCTCCTGCAATTGCCCCTGTACTCGCGCTGAGTACTGGAACTCCTGGCCTTTAGGAGAAGGAAGCTGGCCGATAGTGCCAGCCGGGGCCTGTACATTTTGTTCCTTAATCGCATCGCCCACATCATCCGCAGTAATACCTAGGCGGGCCATCTTGTCCGGCTGCAGCCATATGCGCATGCCAAACTCTGGACCGTATTCATTCACACCGCCAACGCCTTTAACGCGTTTCAAATCATCCACAAGATAGATGTTGGCATAGTTTTTCAAAAACAGAGAGTCATAGGTATTTTTTGGCGACCAAAGAGACAGCCACATAACCGTATCCGGTGACTGCTTCTGTACGGTAATTCCGGAATTTTGCACGGCAGCCGGAATTTTCGCCGTAGCCTGGGACACACGGTTTTGCACTTGCACGGTCGCCATATCCGGGTTGACGCCCAACTCAAATTTCACATTCAATGAGTATTGACCATTATCATCGCTGGTGGAACGCATGTCCACCATATTTTCCACGCCATTGACCTGCTGCTCAATAGCTTGACCAACGGCCTGCTCCACCACTTCCGCATTCGCGCCGACATAGCTGGCGCTGACATTGACCACCGGGGCCGTTATCTGCGGATACTGCGCAATAGGCAGCTGCGTAATGGAAACAAGTCCGGCAATCGTAATGAAAATCGACAGAACGATAGCAAATATCGGTCTATCAATAAAGAACTTGGCCATCAAGCCACCTCCTTACTTCTGATTCGCGTCAGCCAAGTCCGCTAGAGTAATTGTTTGCACATCCACAGGCGTACCTGGCTGTGCTTTTTGAAAGCCTTCTACAACCACTATATCCTGTTCCGTCAAACCTTCATCCACCATCCAAAGTTTTTGACCGATGCGCGCACCCATCTTCACCGGGCGCATTTCCGCCTTCCCTTCTGCATTCACAATCGTGAGGAAGGTTTTACCCAGCACTTCCTGCACCGCCCGCTGCGGTACCAAGAGCGCCCCTACGCGCGTTTCCGCTACAGCTACAACCCGAGCGAACATACCTGGCACTAACATGCGGTCAGGATTAGCGAATAATGCTTTAATCGTCAGCGCGCCTGTATCCGATCCCAAACCACGATCAATTTGATCTACCGTTCCTTCCAATGGATACTCACTGCCATCACTCAAGATAAGCCGCAACTTACGCTCTGTTGTTGCAGCACCGCCGCCCATGCGGATGAATTTCAAGTAATCGTTTTCGCCAATGCTAAAGCGTACCCGCACCGGATCCGTTGAAGAAATAGTAGCCAGCACTGTCGAGCCGGCAGTGGCATAGTTACCAATACTTAAATCCTTCGTATCAATACGACCATCAAACGGTGCGACAATAGTCGTATCGTCCACATCATTATTGGCTTTTTGCAAAAGAGCCCGCTGCGCATCTACTTGAGCTGCCGCCTGACGTTCTTCCGCCACCGCATTATCTAAAACCTGTTGGGCAATCGCCTGCTGTCCTGCCAATTGCTCATACCGAGCTACGTCGCGCCGAGTTCGACTCAACGATGCTTCAGCCTGTGCTAGTTGCGCCTGCACATTCAACGAATTAGCTTCATACTGGCGCCGGTCAATAACAAACAACGGCTGACCACGATACACTGTCGTACCGCCGTCTACCAGCTTTCCGATAATATTGCCACTTACCTGCGCTTTAATCTGCACTTCTTGCTTAGCTTCCACTTCACCTACAAACTCATAGGAAACCGGCGTATCTTGCTTAATAACCTTCATGGCCTTTACAGCCACCGCCTGTCCTTGTGGAGCCTGCTGCTTGCCGTTACAACCGGCCAAAAGCAATCCGCTCAACAAAAGCGCCATGACGCAAGCCATTCTTTTCTTTCCTACAGAATTACCCCATGGTTTAAATAGCATAAATAAATGCCCTCCATTTCTTAACAGTTAATATAATTATGTAAATATGGCATGGTGTTATTTTTCAGGAATTACATATTAATAAACTACTTATTCTTTGTTTCCTAAAAAATACCTTTAAGAAAGCACTGCTTTTTTTGGACCAATCAGTCAGTTTCAGTATTATACAGTATAACTTCTTTTCAATAAACACACAATCTATTTTTATGGAGAATAACACTTTCATCACTCCACTTATCCAATATTTTTAATTATTATATCCCAGCCGTCATTGTGCATACCAAGTACTCCCATATGTCTATTTTGAAAATTCAGCATTTATTTCCTATCTCTATTTTTCTTTGCAGGAAATATTCCCTAAATAAGGAAATACTTTAAGAAGGAACTATTACGCATACTACTTACTGGTGCTTATAAATATGAATTGCCTGTTTTTCTATTCGCACCTTAGCATTTTTTCTCAACTGCCCCAAAGCAGCCTTATTATAATGCCTTCCAAGTCACATGCATAATGAAACTATCTCGACTGAACAATCAGTTGTGATAAATAAAAACCAGGAGGAAACAAGCATGCTTGAAGGATTATGGTCAGTCGAATTTGAAACAGCTACAGGTTATGACGGAGCCGGAGTCGTAGTATTTGAAACAACAAAAATTTTCGGTGGAAGCGACAATTATTACTACCTTGGAAATTATCAAGTCGAACGAGACGGCAAAATAAAAATAGAGACGGAAATCATTCATTACGCCGGAGCCAAGACTTCCATCTTCGGCAAACTGGATCGCTATGTTGTACTTTGGGAAGGATATTTATCAGGAAAAACATCTGTTTTCAAAGGTTGCCTACACGATGATCCCCTCAATAAAGTTAACATTAGACTCATCAAACGAGCCGAACTTCCTTAATGCGTCTGATCCCCCCTGAATTTCTAAAGGAGGAATCGTTTATGGCATGGATCTACTTGGTTATTGCAGGATTATTCGAAATCGGCTGGCCTCTCGGTTTAAAAATGGCGCAAACCATGGAAGGAAAACAATTTACAGGCATTGCCATAGCGGTAATCGCAATGGGACTTAGCGGTTTTTTCCTATTTACGGCGCAAAAGGACATTCCCATGGGCACAGCCTATGCCGTCTGGACCGGCATAGGGGCTGCAGGTACATTTATATTGGGGATTATACTATATAACGATCCCATCGGGATTTTACGGGTCGCATCGGTGCTCCTCATCATTGCCGGCGTCATCGGTTTGAAATTAGCACATTAAAACTTCGTTTCTTTATGGCCGATAATGAAATTCTCAAACTAGCGTACACTCGCCAATAACAAACAGGCTTGCAGCCATACCAGCTGCAAGCCTGTTTTTATTTTCATTTCCCTTTTTAGCAGCGTCCAGCTACGCGAGGCGCTTCCAGCCTAGCTGCTACCGGACAGTCTTTGCCTAAGAGAGGACGTACATATTCCAGAAAAGCAGGGGTAATATCGTTGCCTGCTTCATTAATAAAGGAATCCGGCATGTAACGCGTCTTTCCTGCCAACTCAACCAATGGCGTCAGGCGATACACAACCGCATACTCGCCCACTCGGTGAATAGTCACGGATCCATTCATTTCCTGCCCAAATGCAGCAAACTGAACTGCTTTTTCCCCTGCTTCCCGCGCTTCTGCCGCATCGACGGAAGACACGCAGCCCAAGAACGACCGCTGTAAGTATCCGAAGGTGTCGCAACGCACGCGGGAAATACCCAGCCCTTCTTTAAGCTTTTTCGATAGACAGTCGCCTAATGCGCCAGTTCCGGACAACGTGGCGTTACCATGAGCGTCCCGCTCCACATCGTCAACAAGGCTCAATAAAAGAGGCTGTCCTGATTTGTCGCAAATCCCCTCAGAAACGGCCACTACGCAAAAGCCATATTGTTCATGTACGCGTCGTATATCTGCCATAAAAGTTTCTAATGAAAAAGAACGTTCCGGCAAATATACCAAATGCGGGCCATCACCTTCATAGCGCCGCGCAGCAGCAGCGGCTGCTGTTAAAAAACCGGCGTGCCGCCCCATGACAATACCGACATACACGCCGCCTAATGCCCGCATATCCAATGACAAACCCGCAAAGGCCTGCGCCACAAAGCGGGCAGCCGAAGCATAACCGGGAGTATGGTCGGTAACAAGCAAATCATTATCAATGGTTTTCGGCACATGAATCGCTTTGAGAGGATACTTCTCCCGCGCTGCTTCTTCACTGATAATCAGCAGCGCATCTGACGAATCATTGCCTCCTATATAGAAGAAATAACGAATGTCATGGGCTTTCATGACGGCAAACATCTTCTTGCAAAAATCCGCCTTCGGCTTTACACGCGTAGAACCCAAGGCTGCCGAAGGAGTTGCCGCCACCGCTTCCAAATTGGCCTCCGTTACTTGCGACAGATCGACAAATTCTTCTTTCGCCACACCTTCCACACCGTGCAACGCGCCGTAAATCCGGCTTTCCGGACTTAACCGCCGCACTTCCCGGACAATGCCGGCTAGACTTTGATTGATTACCGCCGTTGGCCCCCCGCCCTGTGCAATCAAAACATTGCCCTTCATCGTCATAACCTCACTCCTTTTACTCTATACTCTGAAGACTATACCAGCACAGCTAGCGCAAAACAAGCGACCTCTTCCTCCCCACGCAGCAACCGACCAGCTCAAGAATTCGTTTGTTCTTTCTCAAACCCACGCCAATGAATCCATCTGACATTTCCGCCAATTTAATCTTGATTAAATGTTGATTTTGTACTACATTGATGAGGTCGAGGTTTCACTTGTTT
This genomic window from uncultured Anaeromusa sp. contains:
- a CDS encoding GrlR family regulatory protein, yielding MLEGLWSVEFETATGYDGAGVVVFETTKIFGGSDNYYYLGNYQVERDGKIKIETEIIHYAGAKTSIFGKLDRYVVLWEGYLSGKTSVFKGCLHDDPLNKVNIRLIKRAELP
- a CDS encoding 6-phosphofructokinase; the encoded protein is MTMKGNVLIAQGGGPTAVINQSLAGIVREVRRLSPESRIYGALHGVEGVAKEEFVDLSQVTEANLEAVAATPSAALGSTRVKPKADFCKKMFAVMKAHDIRYFFYIGGNDSSDALLIISEEAAREKYPLKAIHVPKTIDNDLLVTDHTPGYASAARFVAQAFAGLSLDMRALGGVYVGIVMGRHAGFLTAAAAAARRYEGDGPHLVYLPERSFSLETFMADIRRVHEQYGFCVVAVSEGICDKSGQPLLLSLVDDVERDAHGNATLSGTGALGDCLSKKLKEGLGISRVRCDTFGYLQRSFLGCVSSVDAAEAREAGEKAVQFAAFGQEMNGSVTIHRVGEYAVVYRLTPLVELAGKTRYMPDSFINEAGNDITPAFLEYVRPLLGKDCPVAARLEAPRVAGRC
- a CDS encoding efflux RND transporter periplasmic adaptor subunit, encoding MLFKPWGNSVGKKRMACVMALLLSGLLLAGCNGKQQAPQGQAVAVKAMKVIKQDTPVSYEFVGEVEAKQEVQIKAQVSGNIIGKLVDGGTTVYRGQPLFVIDRRQYEANSLNVQAQLAQAEASLSRTRRDVARYEQLAGQQAIAQQVLDNAVAEERQAAAQVDAQRALLQKANNDVDDTTIVAPFDGRIDTKDLSIGNYATAGSTVLATISSTDPVRVRFSIGENDYLKFIRMGGGAATTERKLRLILSDGSEYPLEGTVDQIDRGLGSDTGALTIKALFANPDRMLVPGMFARVVAVAETRVGALLVPQRAVQEVLGKTFLTIVNAEGKAEMRPVKMGARIGQKLWMVDEGLTEQDIVVVEGFQKAQPGTPVDVQTITLADLADANQK
- a CDS encoding multidrug efflux RND transporter permease subunit, translating into MAKFFIDRPIFAIVLSIFITIAGLVSITQLPIAQYPQITAPVVNVSASYVGANAEVVEQAVGQAIEQQVNGVENMVDMRSTSDDNGQYSLNVKFELGVNPDMATVQVQNRVSQATAKIPAAVQNSGITVQKQSPDTVMWLSLWSPKNTYDSLFLKNYANIYLVDDLKRVKGVGGVNEYGPEFGMRIWLQPDKMARLGITADDVGDAIKEQNVQAPAGTIGQLPSPKGQEFQYSARVQGQLQEESEFSRIIVRAKPDGSFVRVSDVARVELAAKNYQFTSDLNQRDSVTLAIQLTPDANALDTVTEVKKVLETNSKRFPTDLEYHIVSDNTRFIDESMVEVVKTFVEALLLVLLIVFIFLQSWRATLIPMLAVPVSLIGTFGAFILLGFNINTLTMFAMVLAIGLVVDDAIVVVEAVEHHMRHNGMSPKDAAYRAMEEVSGPVVAIAFVLASVFIPVAFFGGTAGVLYKQFALTIAVSMGLSALVALTLTPALCSLVLKPHDPNAHEGRLGRFFDAFNEKFDAMTGRYGKTVRKVIRYSKLSLVGLLVIVVLALTFFKMLPTTFVPNEDQGYFLATISLPEAASMNRTRQVGNQVADVVKGIPGVRDTLVITGYDILAGALKPNAGLLVVALDTWGERPDKERYVDSIIRQVYMRTARIPEATVMAFNAPALPGGGSTGAMTFMLQDRGGGNVEEMTDVSKKFLGEARKRPELTGVYSTFRSDTPAFRYEVDREKAEKLGVKVDDVFNTLQAFLGGLQVNDFTRFGRTWKVVMQAEPQYRSDANDIRYFFVRSNTNAMVPLATLVKPVPISGPTAIKRFNGNRAIQIGASPAPGYSSGQAMTALEEVAKGTLPNTYSYEWADQSRDEKLSGGRAGYIFGAAILFAFLCLAALYESWSIPFAVLLSVPTAIFGSGLFQWARSLENSIYMQIGLVMLIGLAAKNAILIVEFAKVRVDKGVDPVEAAIEAAKLRLRPILMTSMAFILGCVPLMIATGAGAGARNAMGTAVVGGMLAATMLGVFLIPVLYVVVVKLTRKLTWRK
- a CDS encoding multidrug efflux SMR transporter, with amino-acid sequence MAWIYLVIAGLFEIGWPLGLKMAQTMEGKQFTGIAIAVIAMGLSGFFLFTAQKDIPMGTAYAVWTGIGAAGTFILGIILYNDPIGILRVASVLLIIAGVIGLKLAH